A genome region from Pseudomonas sp. S06B 330 includes the following:
- a CDS encoding dicarboxylate/amino acid:cation symporter: MTTRQPLYKSLYIQVLVAITIGILLGHYYPETGVALKPLGDGFVKLIKMVIAPIIFCTVVSGIAGMQSMKSVGKTGGYALLYFEIVSTIALIIGLVVVNVVKPGAGMHIDVSTLNASSVAAYAAAGAQQTTVGFLLNIIPNTVVGAFANGDILQVLMFSVIFGFALHRLGAYGKPLLDLIDRFAHVMFNIINMIMKLAPIGAFGAMAFTIGQYGVGSLVQLGYLMACFYVTCVLFVVVVLGGIARAHGFSVLKLIRYIREELMIVLGTSSSESALPRMLAKMERLGAKKSVVGLVIPTGYSFNLDGTSIYLTMAAVFIAQATDTTMDITHQITLLLVLLVASKGAAGVTGSGFIVLAATLSAVGHLPVAGLALILGIDRFMSEARALTNLIGNAVATVVVAKWVNELDEDKLQAELASGGSPLVDTRPVDDLGVAEGAAR; the protein is encoded by the coding sequence ATGACGACGCGTCAGCCACTGTACAAATCGCTGTATATCCAGGTGTTAGTAGCGATCACCATCGGTATCCTGCTGGGCCACTACTACCCCGAAACCGGCGTTGCCCTGAAACCGCTGGGTGACGGGTTCGTCAAACTGATCAAAATGGTCATTGCCCCGATCATCTTCTGCACCGTGGTCAGCGGCATCGCTGGCATGCAAAGCATGAAGTCGGTGGGCAAGACCGGTGGCTACGCGCTGCTCTACTTCGAAATTGTCTCGACTATCGCGCTGATCATCGGCCTGGTCGTGGTCAACGTGGTCAAGCCTGGCGCCGGCATGCACATCGACGTCAGCACCCTGAACGCCAGCAGCGTGGCCGCCTATGCCGCCGCCGGCGCGCAGCAGACCACGGTCGGCTTCTTGCTCAATATCATCCCTAACACCGTGGTCGGCGCGTTCGCCAACGGCGACATCTTGCAAGTGCTGATGTTCTCGGTGATCTTCGGTTTCGCCCTGCATCGTCTGGGTGCCTACGGCAAGCCGCTGCTGGACCTGATCGACCGTTTCGCCCATGTCATGTTCAACATCATCAACATGATCATGAAGCTGGCGCCGATCGGTGCCTTCGGTGCCATGGCCTTCACCATCGGCCAGTACGGCGTGGGTTCGCTGGTGCAGTTGGGCTACCTGATGGCCTGCTTCTATGTCACCTGCGTGCTGTTCGTTGTCGTGGTGCTCGGTGGTATCGCCCGCGCTCACGGTTTCAGCGTGCTCAAGCTGATCCGCTACATCCGTGAAGAGCTGATGATTGTTCTGGGAACTTCGTCTTCGGAGTCGGCCCTGCCACGCATGCTGGCCAAGATGGAGCGCCTGGGCGCGAAGAAATCCGTGGTTGGCCTGGTGATCCCGACCGGTTACTCGTTTAACCTCGACGGCACCTCGATCTACCTGACCATGGCTGCGGTGTTCATCGCCCAGGCCACCGACACCACCATGGACATCACCCACCAGATCACCTTGCTGCTGGTGCTGCTGGTGGCGTCCAAGGGTGCTGCTGGCGTTACCGGTTCGGGCTTCATCGTCCTGGCCGCAACCCTGTCTGCCGTTGGCCACCTGCCGGTTGCCGGTCTGGCGCTGATCCTCGGTATTGACCGCTTCATGTCCGAAGCCCGTGCCCTGACCAACCTGATCGGTAACGCTGTAGCGACCGTGGTGGTGGCCAAGTGGGTCAATGAACTGGATGAAGACAAGCTGCAGGCTGAGCTGGCTTCCGGTGGTTCGCCGCTGGTGGATACCCGTCCGGTCGATGACCTGGGCGTGGCTGAAGGCGCAGCCCGCTAA
- a CDS encoding SprT family zinc-dependent metalloprotease, whose product MPELLKSRVETCYQQAETFFKRPFPRPEVSFKLRGQKAGVAHLHENLLRFNLQLYRENSDDFLKQTVAHEVAHLVAHQLFGDTIQPHGEEWQLIMRGVYELPPNRCHNYQVKRRTVTRYIYRCPCAGSDFPFSAQRHSLVRQGRRYLCRRCRHTLVYSGETRVE is encoded by the coding sequence ATGCCCGAACTGCTCAAATCCCGCGTCGAAACCTGTTACCAGCAAGCCGAAACCTTTTTCAAACGCCCCTTCCCTCGCCCTGAAGTCAGCTTCAAGCTGCGCGGCCAGAAGGCCGGTGTCGCCCACCTGCATGAAAACCTGCTGCGCTTCAACCTGCAGCTGTACCGCGAAAACAGCGACGATTTCCTCAAGCAGACCGTGGCCCATGAAGTCGCCCACCTGGTCGCTCACCAACTGTTTGGTGACACCATCCAGCCCCATGGTGAGGAATGGCAACTGATCATGCGCGGCGTTTATGAACTGCCGCCAAACCGCTGCCATAACTACCAGGTCAAGCGTCGTACGGTGACCCGCTACATCTATCGTTGCCCGTGCGCGGGCAGCGACTTCCCGTTCTCGGCCCAGCGCCACAGCCTGGTACGCCAAGGGCGGCGCTATTTGTGTCGGCGTTGTCGGCATACCCTGGTGTACAGCGGCGAGACGCGGGTGGAGTGA
- a CDS encoding Yip1 family protein, with amino-acid sequence MIHHVLGLFTHPDQEWKEIRGEEESISHMYLTHTLILAAIPAVSAFIGTTQVGWVIGDRAPVMLTQESALWMTIMSYLAMLAGVAVMGAFIHWMARTYDANPSMARCIAFATYTATPLFVGGLAALYPHLWLGMIVGTAAVCYTVYLLYVGLPTFMNIPSDEGFLFSSSVLAVGLVVLVAIMAFTVIVWGLGVGPVYTN; translated from the coding sequence ATGATCCATCACGTTCTGGGGCTGTTTACCCATCCTGACCAAGAATGGAAGGAGATCCGTGGCGAGGAAGAAAGCATCAGCCATATGTACCTGACCCACACCCTGATACTGGCGGCCATCCCCGCGGTATCGGCATTTATCGGCACCACCCAGGTTGGCTGGGTCATTGGCGATCGCGCCCCGGTCATGTTGACCCAGGAAAGCGCGCTCTGGATGACTATCATGTCGTACCTGGCCATGCTGGCTGGGGTGGCGGTGATGGGCGCGTTCATTCACTGGATGGCCCGTACCTACGACGCCAATCCGAGCATGGCCCGCTGCATCGCATTTGCCACCTACACCGCAACGCCGCTGTTCGTCGGCGGCCTGGCGGCGCTATACCCCCACCTGTGGCTGGGGATGATCGTCGGCACGGCAGCCGTGTGCTACACGGTGTATCTGCTCTATGTCGGCCTACCGACCTTCATGAACATTCCTTCGGATGAAGGCTTCCTGTTCTCGAGTTCGGTACTGGCGGTCGGCCTGGTGGTGCTGGTCGCCATCATGGCCTTCACCGTGATCGTTTGGGGACTAGGCGTGGGGCCTGTCTATACCAACTAG
- the ttcA gene encoding tRNA 2-thiocytidine(32) synthetase TtcA, which translates to MGTLSVNQNKLQKRLRRLAGEAITDFNMIEDGDKVMVCLSGGKDSYTMLDVLLHLQKVAPIKFEIVAVNMDQKQPGFPEHVLPAYLKALGVEYHIVEKDTYSVVKELVPEGKTTCSLCSRLRRGTLYTFADEIGATKMALGHHRDDIVETFFLNMFFNGTLKAMPPKLRADDGRNVVIRPLAYCSEKDIQAYSDMREFPIIPCNLCGSQENLQRQVVKDMLVEWERKTPGRTESIFRGLQNVVPSQLADRNLFDFVNLKIDETATPRFLDVLNI; encoded by the coding sequence ATGGGCACCCTTTCGGTCAACCAGAACAAACTGCAAAAACGCCTGCGTCGTCTCGCCGGCGAAGCCATCACCGACTTCAACATGATCGAAGACGGTGACAAGGTCATGGTCTGCCTGTCAGGCGGCAAAGACAGCTACACCATGCTCGATGTTCTGCTGCACCTGCAGAAAGTGGCGCCGATCAAGTTCGAGATCGTCGCGGTGAACATGGACCAGAAGCAACCCGGTTTTCCTGAGCACGTGCTGCCGGCTTACCTCAAGGCCCTGGGCGTCGAGTATCACATCGTTGAGAAAGACACCTACTCGGTGGTCAAAGAGCTGGTGCCGGAAGGCAAGACCACCTGCTCGCTGTGTTCGCGCCTGCGTCGCGGCACGCTGTACACCTTCGCTGATGAAATCGGCGCGACCAAAATGGCCCTGGGGCACCACCGCGACGACATCGTCGAGACGTTCTTCCTCAACATGTTCTTCAACGGCACCCTCAAGGCCATGCCGCCGAAGTTGCGCGCCGATGACGGTCGCAACGTGGTGATCCGCCCGCTGGCCTACTGCAGCGAGAAAGACATCCAGGCCTACTCGGACATGCGAGAGTTCCCGATCATTCCGTGCAACCTCTGCGGCTCGCAGGAAAACCTGCAGCGTCAGGTGGTCAAGGACATGCTGGTGGAGTGGGAGCGCAAGACCCCAGGGCGTACCGAGAGCATTTTCCGCGGCCTGCAGAACGTCGTGCCGTCACAACTGGCCGACCGCAACCTGTTCGACTTCGTCAACCTCAAGATCGACGAAACGGCAACGCCGCGCTTTCTCGATGTGCTGAACATCTGA
- a CDS encoding DNA-3-methyladenine glycosylase I — translation MRDYQWLHEYCLNRFGSAAALEAHLPQAKTAEQLRALSADRYLSTLALRVFRAGLKHSLVDAKWPAFEQVFFGFDPEKVVLMGAEHLERLMQDTRIIRHLGKLKSVPRNAQMMLDVEKQQGSFGAFIADWPVTDIVGLWKYLAKHGNQLGGLSAPRFLRMVGKDTFIPTNDMAAALIAQDIIDKPPTSQRDLALVQAAFNQWQVESGRPLCQLSVMLAHTVNH, via the coding sequence ATGCGTGATTATCAATGGCTGCATGAGTACTGCCTGAACCGCTTCGGCTCCGCGGCAGCTCTGGAGGCGCACCTGCCCCAGGCAAAGACCGCTGAGCAGCTGCGTGCCCTCAGTGCCGACCGCTACCTCTCGACCCTGGCCTTGCGTGTATTTCGCGCAGGGCTCAAGCACAGCCTGGTGGATGCCAAGTGGCCCGCCTTCGAGCAGGTGTTTTTTGGCTTCGATCCGGAAAAGGTTGTGCTGATGGGCGCCGAGCACCTGGAGCGGTTGATGCAGGACACGCGGATCATCCGCCACCTGGGCAAGCTAAAGAGCGTGCCGCGCAATGCGCAGATGATGTTGGATGTCGAAAAGCAGCAGGGCAGTTTCGGCGCCTTCATTGCTGATTGGCCGGTAACCGATATTGTCGGATTGTGGAAATACCTGGCCAAGCATGGCAACCAGCTGGGCGGGCTGTCGGCACCGCGCTTCCTGCGCATGGTCGGCAAGGACACCTTCATCCCCACCAACGATATGGCCGCGGCGCTGATCGCTCAGGACATCATCGACAAGCCACCGACCAGTCAGCGTGACCTGGCGTTGGTGCAAGCGGCGTTCAACCAGTGGCAGGTCGAGAGTGGCAGGCCGCTGTGTCAGCTATCGGTGATGCTGGCGCATACCGTCAATCATTGA
- a CDS encoding DUF2069 domain-containing protein: MAKKPKVLPPIEWLTPRLRLARALSLASFFGLIALLTVNNLLFADLHGARTGVILAVELVPLALLLPGMLLGNARAHAWTCFVVNLYFIKGVLAAFDPARAVFGWLEVAISLALFVSALLYVRWRFQYDRRLAGEGSN; encoded by the coding sequence GTGGCTAAAAAGCCCAAAGTGCTGCCCCCGATTGAATGGCTGACACCGCGCCTACGCCTGGCACGGGCGCTGAGCCTGGCGAGCTTTTTCGGCCTGATTGCCCTGCTGACAGTCAACAATCTGCTGTTTGCCGACCTGCATGGCGCGCGCACCGGTGTGATCCTGGCCGTCGAACTGGTGCCATTGGCGCTGTTGCTGCCTGGGATGCTGCTGGGCAACGCCCGCGCCCACGCCTGGACCTGCTTTGTGGTCAACCTGTACTTCATCAAAGGCGTTCTGGCCGCGTTTGATCCGGCACGGGCAGTGTTCGGTTGGCTGGAAGTGGCGATCAGCCTGGCGCTGTTTGTCAGTGCCCTGCTGTATGTACGCTGGCGCTTTCAGTATGACCGGCGGCTGGCTGGGGAAGGTTCGAACTAA
- the wrbA gene encoding NAD(P)H:quinone oxidoreductase: MSAPYILILFYSRHGSTSEMARQIARGVEMAGLEARIRTVPAISTECEAVAPDIPQSGALYATLDDLRHCSGLALGSPTRFGNMAAPLKYFIDGTSSLWLSGGLVGKPAAVFTSTASLHGGQESTLLSMLLPLMHHGMLIMGLPYSESALLETRGGGTPYGASHHAGADGKRDLDADEIALCRALGQRLASTAQLLENGRG, translated from the coding sequence GTGAGCGCGCCGTACATCCTGATCCTGTTCTACAGCCGCCACGGATCGACCAGCGAAATGGCCCGACAGATTGCTCGGGGGGTCGAGATGGCTGGCCTGGAAGCGCGCATCCGTACGGTGCCAGCGATTTCCACCGAGTGCGAAGCGGTCGCCCCGGACATCCCCCAGAGCGGCGCGTTGTACGCCACCCTGGACGATCTGCGCCACTGCTCGGGCCTGGCCCTGGGCAGCCCAACGCGCTTTGGCAACATGGCCGCACCGCTCAAGTACTTCATCGATGGCACCAGCAGCCTGTGGCTCAGCGGTGGCCTGGTCGGTAAACCAGCGGCTGTGTTCACCTCCACTGCCAGCCTGCATGGCGGCCAAGAATCGACCCTGCTGTCGATGCTGCTGCCGTTGATGCATCACGGCATGCTGATCATGGGCTTGCCGTACAGCGAGTCGGCCTTGCTGGAAACCCGTGGTGGCGGCACCCCCTACGGCGCCAGCCATCATGCCGGGGCGGACGGCAAGCGCGACCTCGACGCCGATGAAATTGCCCTGTGCCGCGCGCTGGGCCAACGTCTGGCGAGCACTGCCCAATTGCTGGAGAACGGCCGTGGCTAA
- the arsC gene encoding arsenate reductase (glutaredoxin) (This arsenate reductase requires both glutathione and glutaredoxin to convert arsenate to arsenite, after which the efflux transporter formed by ArsA and ArsB can extrude the arsenite from the cell, providing resistance.), giving the protein MTDLTLYHNPRCSKSRGALELLEARGLAPNVVRYLETPPDAVTLKALLGKLGISARQLLRSGEDEYKALNLADETLSEAQLIEAMAKHPKLIERPILVAGDKAVIGRPPEKVLEILP; this is encoded by the coding sequence ATGACTGACCTGACCCTCTATCACAATCCGCGCTGCTCCAAATCCCGTGGCGCACTCGAACTGCTCGAAGCCCGTGGCCTGGCCCCAAACGTGGTCCGCTACCTGGAAACCCCGCCAGATGCCGTGACCCTCAAGGCCCTGCTCGGCAAGCTGGGCATCAGTGCGCGCCAGCTGTTGCGCAGCGGTGAGGATGAATACAAGGCGCTGAACCTGGCCGACGAGACCTTGAGTGAAGCCCAACTAATCGAGGCCATGGCCAAGCACCCGAAACTGATCGAGCGACCAATCCTGGTGGCCGGTGACAAAGCCGTGATCGGCCGCCCACCGGAGAAGGTTCTGGAGATCCTGCCGTGA
- a CDS encoding peroxiredoxin family protein, with translation MTRRLAAALAITASLLLGGCGADYGLDQNGQTVKAEQIDGHWLVLNYWAEWCGPCRTEIPELNAAAKQWQAQGVKVLGVNFDGLQGEELKKASDALGIGFTVLAQDPAERYELPRSEALPVTYIIDDKGKVREQLMGEQTLEGLNAKIKALKGA, from the coding sequence ATGACAAGGCGTTTGGCAGCAGCACTGGCCATCACCGCGAGCCTGCTGCTCGGTGGTTGCGGTGCCGATTATGGTCTGGACCAGAATGGCCAGACTGTGAAAGCTGAGCAGATTGACGGGCACTGGTTGGTGCTCAACTACTGGGCGGAATGGTGTGGCCCATGCCGGACCGAGATCCCTGAACTCAACGCTGCGGCCAAGCAATGGCAGGCGCAAGGGGTGAAGGTGCTCGGCGTGAACTTTGACGGCTTGCAGGGCGAGGAATTGAAAAAGGCCAGTGACGCACTGGGGATTGGCTTTACCGTTCTCGCTCAGGATCCGGCCGAGCGTTATGAGCTGCCGCGTAGCGAGGCATTGCCGGTGACTTACATCATCGATGACAAGGGCAAGGTGCGTGAGCAGTTGATGGGCGAACAAACACTTGAGGGTTTGAACGCGAAGATCAAGGCATTGAAGGGCGCTTGA
- a CDS encoding META domain-containing protein, translated as MKTLLLCALTGAALLGCAAEPMKLEQERSYLLEWIGERPLMDYSHLTLTLASDGRAYGNGGCNHWFAPYQLDGDKLTFGKVGSTRKLCAPALMEQEKRFLQALETVQRWDISPIEQVRFWPAEGKPLRFWPEEG; from the coding sequence GTGAAAACCCTGCTGCTCTGTGCCCTGACCGGCGCCGCTTTGCTGGGGTGCGCCGCCGAGCCGATGAAGCTGGAACAGGAACGCAGTTACCTGCTGGAATGGATCGGTGAACGGCCGTTGATGGACTACAGCCACCTGACCCTGACCTTGGCCTCCGACGGCCGCGCTTATGGCAATGGCGGCTGCAACCACTGGTTCGCGCCCTACCAGCTCGATGGCGACAAGCTGACCTTCGGCAAAGTCGGCAGTACCCGCAAGCTGTGTGCACCGGCCTTGATGGAACAGGAAAAACGTTTCCTTCAAGCCCTGGAAACCGTACAGCGCTGGGATATCTCACCGATCGAGCAGGTGCGCTTCTGGCCTGCCGAGGGCAAGCCGCTGCGCTTCTGGCCTGAGGAAGGCTGA
- a CDS encoding 2-hydroxyacid dehydrogenase: MRVLFFSSQTYDQDSFTSVLAPHGLELHFQPARLNEDTAALATGHEVVCPFINDDLSAPVLERLAAGGTRLIALRSAGYNHVDLSTAKRLGLAVVRVPAYSPHAVAEHAVALILALNRRLHRAYNRTREGNFSLHGLTGFDLHGKTVGVVGTGQIGAAFARIMAGFGCQLLAYDPYPNPELLALGARYLELPELLRQAQIISLHCPLTEQTRHLINPKSLADLQPGAMLINTGRGALIDTPALIEALKNGQLGYLGLDVYEEEAQLFFEDRSDLPLQDDVLARLLTFPNVIVTAHQAFLTREALAAIAATTVDNITRWAAGNPQNLVEG, from the coding sequence ATGCGCGTACTGTTTTTCAGCAGCCAGACTTACGATCAGGACAGTTTTACCAGCGTCCTGGCACCCCACGGGCTAGAGCTGCACTTCCAGCCAGCACGCTTGAACGAGGACACCGCAGCGTTGGCTACCGGCCATGAAGTGGTCTGCCCGTTCATCAACGACGATTTGAGTGCGCCGGTGCTCGAGCGCCTGGCCGCTGGCGGCACGCGCCTGATCGCCCTGCGCTCGGCCGGTTACAACCATGTGGACCTCAGTACAGCAAAACGCCTGGGCCTGGCCGTGGTCAGGGTGCCGGCCTACTCGCCACATGCCGTGGCCGAACATGCCGTGGCCCTGATCCTGGCCCTTAACCGCCGCTTGCACCGTGCCTACAACCGCACTCGCGAAGGTAATTTCAGCCTGCATGGGCTGACCGGCTTCGACCTGCATGGGAAAACCGTCGGGGTGGTTGGCACCGGCCAGATCGGTGCCGCCTTTGCCCGCATCATGGCCGGTTTTGGCTGTCAGTTGCTGGCGTACGACCCCTACCCTAACCCCGAACTGCTGGCACTGGGTGCACGCTACCTGGAGCTGCCGGAGCTGTTGCGGCAGGCCCAGATCATCAGCCTGCACTGCCCGCTGACGGAACAGACGCGCCACCTCATCAACCCAAAAAGCCTGGCTGACTTGCAACCGGGTGCCATGTTGATCAACACCGGCCGCGGTGCGCTGATCGACACCCCAGCGTTGATCGAGGCCCTGAAGAACGGCCAGTTGGGTTACCTGGGCCTGGACGTCTACGAAGAAGAAGCCCAATTGTTTTTTGAAGACCGCTCCGATCTGCCACTGCAGGACGATGTGCTGGCGCGCTTGCTGACCTTCCCCAACGTCATCGTTACCGCCCACCAGGCGTTTCTCACCCGTGAGGCACTGGCGGCCATTGCTGCAACGACCGTGGACAACATTACCCGCTGGGCGGCAGGCAATCCGCAAAACTTGGTCGAGGGTTGA
- a CDS encoding response regulator yields MLNRLGIRSRVLLLALVPAGLMALVLGSYFTWLQQNELQTQLLQRGKMIAEQLAPLVAPALVRHDPAQLERIAAQALEQSDVRAVAFLGPERNNLAHAGPSMLNQAPAGGGTELLQRTGQDATRYLLPVFGHHRDLAGERILGEADRLLGWVEIELSHDGTLLRGYRSLFTSLLLIFFGMLATALLALRMTRTINGPISQIKHAVTQLKDGNLEERLPVMGSHEMDELAAGINRMAETLQGAHEELQHSIDQATEDVRQNLETIEIQNIELDMARKEALEASRIKSEFLANMSHEIRTPLNGILGFTHLLQKSELTPRQLDYLGTIEKSASSLLGIINEILDFSKIEAGKLVLDSIPFNLRDLIQDTLTILAPAAHAKQLELISLVYRDTPLSLVGDPLRLKQILTNLVSNAIKFTREGTIVTRAMLEEENDDSVQLRICVQDTGIGLSSQDVRALFQAFSQADNSLSRQPGGTGLGLVISKRLIEQMGGEIGVDSTPGEGSQFWVSLRLPRARDDAEDLPLQSLVERRVAIVDAHELARQALEHQLEDCGLGVTSFTSIDPLLHAVAAARMAGEPFTLAVMGVNLDSVSPERLGQYIQQLQRLDCQALVLCPTTEQALYHPYLPNAHSQLQAKPACTRKLRRALLELVQPRRTFSETKVASEQPLPKVLCVDDNPANLLLVQTLLEDLGADVLAVDSGYAAVQAVQDEHFDLVLMDVQMPGMDGRECTEQIRQWESSQNGPPLPIVALTAHAMANEKRALLHSGMDDYLTKPISERQLAQVVLKWTGLSLGAPHQERALERIADSSELKVLDPEEGLRLAAGKPDLAADMLAMLLASLEADREAIRAAREAADRNGMIERVHRLNGASRYCGVPQLRAACQRSETLLKQNDPLALRALDELDRAIIRLTAQARLSA; encoded by the coding sequence GTGCTGAATCGTTTGGGAATCCGCAGCCGAGTGTTGCTGCTGGCCTTAGTGCCTGCCGGGTTGATGGCACTGGTATTGGGCAGCTATTTCACCTGGCTGCAGCAGAACGAGCTGCAGACTCAACTGTTGCAACGCGGCAAGATGATTGCCGAACAGCTGGCGCCTTTGGTCGCCCCGGCGTTGGTGCGCCACGACCCGGCGCAACTGGAGCGCATCGCCGCCCAGGCCCTGGAACAGTCAGATGTACGTGCTGTGGCGTTTCTCGGCCCGGAGCGCAATAACCTGGCCCATGCCGGCCCGAGCATGCTCAATCAGGCACCTGCTGGCGGCGGTACTGAATTGCTCCAGCGCACCGGTCAAGACGCCACCCGTTACTTGCTACCGGTGTTCGGCCATCACCGTGACCTGGCGGGCGAACGCATCCTGGGCGAAGCCGATCGCCTGCTCGGCTGGGTAGAAATCGAGCTGTCCCACGACGGCACGCTGTTACGCGGTTACCGCAGCCTGTTCACCAGCCTGCTGCTGATTTTTTTCGGCATGCTTGCTACCGCCCTGCTGGCCCTGCGCATGACCCGCACGATCAATGGCCCGATCAGCCAGATCAAGCATGCTGTGACCCAACTCAAGGACGGTAACCTGGAAGAACGCCTGCCGGTAATGGGTAGCCATGAGATGGATGAGCTGGCCGCTGGCATCAATCGCATGGCCGAAACCCTGCAAGGCGCCCACGAAGAACTGCAGCACAGCATCGACCAGGCAACAGAAGACGTACGTCAGAACCTGGAGACCATTGAAATCCAGAACATTGAGCTGGATATGGCACGCAAGGAGGCGCTGGAGGCCAGCCGGATCAAGTCTGAGTTCCTGGCCAACATGAGCCATGAGATCCGTACGCCGCTCAATGGCATCCTCGGCTTTACGCACCTGTTGCAAAAAAGCGAGCTGACTCCGCGCCAGCTCGATTACCTGGGCACCATCGAAAAATCCGCCAGCAGTCTGCTGGGGATCATTAACGAGATTCTCGACTTCTCCAAGATCGAGGCCGGCAAGCTGGTGCTCGACAGCATTCCGTTCAACTTGCGTGACCTGATCCAGGACACCCTGACCATCCTCGCCCCTGCCGCTCACGCCAAACAGCTGGAGCTAATCAGCCTGGTCTATCGCGACACGCCCCTGTCGCTGGTAGGCGACCCGCTGCGCCTGAAGCAGATTCTCACCAACCTGGTGAGCAATGCCATCAAGTTCACCCGCGAAGGCACCATCGTCACCCGGGCCATGCTCGAAGAAGAGAACGACGACAGCGTGCAACTGCGCATCTGTGTCCAGGACACCGGCATCGGTCTGTCCAGCCAGGATGTACGGGCGCTGTTTCAGGCATTCAGCCAGGCTGACAACTCGCTGTCACGCCAACCCGGGGGCACCGGCCTGGGCCTGGTGATCTCCAAACGCCTGATCGAGCAGATGGGGGGCGAAATCGGTGTCGATAGCACCCCGGGCGAAGGCTCGCAGTTTTGGGTCAGTCTGCGTCTGCCCAGAGCCCGAGACGATGCCGAGGACCTGCCACTGCAATCGCTGGTGGAGCGGCGGGTAGCGATTGTCGACGCCCATGAGTTGGCTCGTCAGGCGTTGGAGCATCAACTGGAAGATTGCGGCCTGGGTGTTACCAGTTTCACCTCGATCGACCCGTTGCTGCATGCGGTCGCTGCGGCACGAATGGCGGGAGAGCCTTTCACCCTGGCGGTCATGGGGGTCAACCTCGATAGCGTCTCTCCTGAGCGTTTGGGCCAGTACATTCAGCAATTGCAGCGTCTGGACTGCCAGGCGCTGGTCCTGTGCCCAACCACGGAGCAGGCGCTCTACCATCCGTACCTGCCCAACGCACACAGCCAGTTACAAGCCAAACCTGCCTGCACACGCAAACTGCGCCGAGCCTTGCTGGAGCTGGTGCAGCCACGCCGCACTTTCAGTGAAACCAAAGTCGCCAGCGAACAACCGCTACCCAAAGTGCTTTGCGTCGACGACAACCCTGCCAACCTGTTGCTGGTGCAGACTTTGCTCGAAGACCTGGGCGCCGATGTACTGGCGGTCGACAGCGGCTATGCCGCTGTCCAGGCGGTGCAAGACGAGCACTTCGACCTGGTGCTGATGGACGTGCAGATGCCTGGCATGGACGGTCGCGAATGCACCGAGCAGATTCGCCAGTGGGAAAGCAGCCAAAACGGCCCGCCCTTGCCGATTGTCGCCCTCACCGCCCATGCCATGGCCAATGAAAAACGTGCCCTGCTGCATAGCGGCATGGACGACTACCTGACCAAGCCGATTAGCGAACGCCAACTGGCACAGGTGGTGCTCAAGTGGACCGGCCTGAGCCTGGGCGCACCCCACCAGGAGCGGGCGCTCGAACGCATCGCCGACAGCAGCGAACTGAAGGTCCTCGACCCGGAAGAAGGCTTGCGCCTGGCCGCGGGCAAACCGGACCTGGCCGCCGATATGCTGGCGATGTTGCTGGCGTCGCTTGAGGCCGATCGTGAAGCCATTCGCGCCGCCCGCGAAGCGGCCGACCGCAACGGCATGATCGAGCGGGTGCATCGCCTCAACGGCGCCTCACGTTACTGTGGGGTACCGCAGTTGCGCGCGGCCTGCCAGCGCAGTGAAACCCTGCTCAAACAGAATGACCCGCTAGCACTGCGCGCCCTGGATGAGCTGGACCGGGCCATTATCCGCCTCACCGCCCAGGCGCGCCTAAGTGCCTGA